The genomic window gcaagagaagaaaaaagacaaactgaCTTGCTCGTTTGGTGATCGGGGCACTTGTGGGGGAAGCGGGGGAGCAGGCTTCAAACTCCTGCTCTAATAAATATTGAATTATTTATACGGTGCTGAAGAGCTTCAACAGGAGAGGCTGGATGGTAAGATATTCACCTCCACATCCCCGAACCCTGCCCTCCCCTTTGGAAGGGTTAGACGTGTACCAGTGTGATGCATGGGGAGGGTCCGCAGGGGAgatgcagggggatggggtcCCACAGGGGCTCACACGTGTTGGGGTGCCCTGTGGGTCACTGCAGCCGGACTTGAAGCCTGGTGCATGCTAAGCAGCGGCGATGTAGGATACACAAGTAACAAGGGGGTTTAGGGCTATGGGATACAGTAATGACATGATGAGTGGAATTTGGCCTCAAAATCAGCTCTAATGTGCAGGGAATACTTGAAGGTTCATTCCCTGCTGTCCCCATTAGTTAGCCCTAAGCCTGGCTCCAAGCGCATCCCTGAGAACGCTGCAGCCCCCGAGGTCGGGGTTTGTGAATGTCCCGCATGGTAGACTCGGGTCACTAGGGGAATTTGGCCCTTGGGAGCTTGGACATTGCTGCAAATGGGAAGAAGGCCCCCAAACCACTGAATgactttggagaaagaaaaactacATTCCTAATTCACTTTTTAGAATCCGACGTCGACTTTTGATTGAAATTATACCCAGTTCTCTGTGCATCTCGGGCTCTAGCATTACAGACCAGTCTAAGCCTTTTTGAACCTGTCTATTGAATATTTGGGTGCAGGCAAGCTCTGCTAAACCTGACCTTCCCCTGCACTGTCCTCCCaggtgttttccttttcagaagctCACTCTCCCTGAAATGCAAGGGCAGATCTGTGTCCCGCAGCCAGCTGTCTCCGTGGCAGCTTTGCCTGCCTTCCACAGCCTGGTGCAAACTCCCCGCATCATCCCCGAGACGTCGTGCATGCTGCAAACTCCCCGCAGCAGCTCCGACGTGTCGTGCATTGACTGACACGCGACCGGCTCCAAGGGGGATCTTGCCCACAGAAGCGAACAACCCTGCCCTCTCTAAACGACCCCAAGGCTTTCTGCTTTTCTACCTTGTGTAACTTGAGGAGTTTTTTAGCTGTGAACGGCCCTGCGGCTCCCGGGCACCAACTGAGGGGGGAAAGGACTCTGCAGAGGGGTGTCACACAGGCAAAGCccaggctggttttttttctcaggatcCGTAACTAATGCTGCTAAATGCAGGCTGAGAAAGAATCTCAGCCAAGACGCGAAAGACTCCCTCCTGCAAAGCCTGCCGCTAATCCTCACGTGGATGCCCGTGACACATTACATTTTCCCTTCCCCCTGAGACAGCAGGACCCTCCACGGACCCGCTGAGCCCTCCGCGGGAGCAGCACGGCCCCCCGGGACACACCACATCCCGCTGCCCAGCCATCGCTGCTCGGTGTCACCTCCCGGGCGGGGGGTCCATGGCTCTGGGGCGCACGGGGAAGCGTGGAGTGGCAGGGGTTTCCCCTGACACCGGTGCGCAGCTTGCAGTTGCCGTGCCGGAGCAGGGATGCGCTGGGACGGCAGGTCAACCTCCGCCCTCCGTGGTCTGTGCGAGGGCCTGACTCTGACTGCAAAATCACTCTCTGGCACCGGCAAATGTCAACTTTACCTGGACGAAACTGAATTCCCTCCAGTTGAGAGAGTTTGCGATGGATGGAAGTGAAGTGATGGCAAGTAACGACAGCAAGCCCAGGGCAATTATTCCAACAGAGATATAAATCTCCATCCTCCAGACTTCCTCCTCTACCCAGATATTCATCTTCTTCTCCACAGCCTGGCATGACAATGAAGGTTTGTTAAAACGGAGCGCTTAGGAACAGAGGAACTGAATTTTAGCtgtatttgttctggttttggaagCAGGTTTCCTGGATGAACGCTGGGTCCTATTCACACCTTCAGCACTATTTGCGTATGCGGGAGGTGTGGAAATGCTCTTTTATCCCACTGCCGTTTGGCCAAAGCTAGACCTGATTTGAAGACTGCTGGGAAGAACTGCTGAATGctcccagctcccacagcccGTAACCACAGCAGCAAGCCCCAAAGTCACATTTGGAAAGATAATTAGAATGAGAAGTCAGTTTAAAGccatgaaaacaaatacagatgCTTGAATATGCAGTAGTCTCCTAATAACCTTTGTTTTAAGTGCATTTAGGGGGGAAATTGTTCATGCTAATGGAAGGGAAGATGGGTTTTATGCTGCATGGCAAAGAGGAACATTTAGAACTGTCCTTTTTAGCCCATTAAATGGGTTTAATTTACTAAACAAAGATGTTGCTAGAAAACAGGAGGTAGAGGGGAAATGAACACAGGATGCTTGCCTGAGATTAATGTGCGACTGTGGCAATCGAGAAGGACCTGCTCAAGACTGGAGCTGAGAGGCTGGGGATATTGTCTGATGGTCGCTTTGAACAGGCGCTGCTGCCGAAACCAGccatcctgctcccctctgtgCCCGCGGCCCCTTCCCTCCGGTCTGTTGGGACAAGCGTTTGGAAACGCCCGGGCGAATATCCCAGCGCAGAAAGCAGACGGGTTGCGGGGCGATTCCTTGGTCGGGTTCCCCACTCAACTGCACAAAGTTTGTGCCATCCCAGGAGGGAGCGGGGTGGAACAGCGAGAAGCCAGGGGCCGGAGAAGGGCAGAGTCACGTTTTCCCACGGCACTGCCGAGTTAGAGAGCTGGCTGAATTGCCTGAAGGTAGCAATCTCACACTGGATAAACACTGCCGAGGGTCTCTAAGGCAATAAAGTCCTTTTCCATTTCCTCGTTCTCTTAGACTATGAGCAGTTCTTCACCATCATTTTGTTAAAACACCTGGAGGCACATTGTGATGAGGACACACCTTCTACAAAACAGCCCCCTCCAAGTTATGATTTGGTTACTCCAGCAGGCACCTACGATGAACGTCAGTGTGCGCAAACAGGGTTCCCCCAAAATCTAGGGAGAAAAGTTGAGGGGAACTCCGCTCCCTCCACCACTGGATTTCTCCCCTCCTAGCATTTTTCTTGCCTTTGCCCTCGTCTCAGGCACGGCAGGCGCCAGGCAAGGCTGGTTTTAAAGGCTTGTCTGTGCTTCTGGGGAGCAATGGCACGGGGGAGTTTGATCCTAGCCCTGGCAGTAAATGCACGGGCAACACCCTGCGTTTACTGGTCCTCGGTGCGGAAGGGTGCACGCCTGGTATGTGGAGCACAGCTGCCCCGTGGAGGAAGCGCTCGTATGGATAACAGCCTATTCCCACTGTCCCGCACGTGCTttggaaaaatgaatgcaaaagccAAGATATTAAGCCCGCTACCCAAATCTGGATGTGTGTAGAAGATTACTACAGGTGCTGACCTGAGGAGTACCCGCATTACCTGCTTGACGGCCGTCTCGATTAACTGGTAGCGGTGGGAGCGGCGCATGGGCAGACAGAGGCTGTACGTGGCGTGCAAAGCCGCGCAGAAGAAGCTGAGGAGACCAATCTGCTTTCGGTGCTGGAGCCACTGGTCGAGCCAATCTGGAAAGCGCCTGTATTTGGTGCCATAGTAGAGCTGCGAGCAGGCTGCCAGCACCCCGGGCAGGTAGACGAGAGACAGCATGACGTAGGCCACGCAAGGCAGCGTCGTGTTGACCACCTCGATGGGGATCTTGTACAACTTGTTCTTCTGCTCCCTGATATAAGGGTGGATGACCTGCCGGATCAGGTTGTAagtgaagaagcaaagaaagagccCCAGAGCCAAAAAGATGGGGATTTTCCAGGCTGGCAAGAGGTGCAGGGGAATGTTCTCGATCTCACGGGCTGATGACATGCAGCCCATGTCCACAGGGGTGAATCCCATGACTTGAGCAATTTCTGCTACGGTGCGCTTGGCTTCTTGGTTGTTTGAGCAAATCAGAACCTGCAACGAACAGAAAGATACACGTAGGGCAAAGAGAGATCAGGCTGCTGGGAACGAGTGCGTTGGGAGGGATGCTGTGCTAAAGGGAGCCTGCGTTATTCCACTGAGCATCATGTTTCCTGGCAGGCTTTCTGATGGGGATTTACCATGGCTGCCAAAGACCTCTCTCCCGGACAAGTTTCCTTTCATGTGTGCACCACCAGTTTGGTTGACTGGCTGTATTTAGATAAACAGACAATTAAATAATACTTTTCACTTAGGCAGAGGCTCCAAACACTACAAAGTGTGAAGTAAGTGAGGGTACTTCATTTCCGagcaaagaaatgcagaagctATGGGGTGGTCTCTGAATGCCACGGCCAGCACTCAGACCCCCTCTCCTGGAGCCTAAGGCCATTTGCTGATGCTGCCAGACCTCAGCTGCTGAAACAGTTGGGATTTGGCCCTTGTCAGAAGAAAACAATACCTGCTTATTTCCATCCCTGGCACCTGACTGCAGCGTCCACGCAGAAACCACGTTAAAACCCTTGACCACGGTGCAGGCTGGGAAGAGGGAAGCCAAGTACTCGGCGTTGGATTCTTTGTGATGGTTGATCTCGGTGTTGTTACTCACATCCACCAGGATCTTGCCCACCAGCACGTCAGCCAGGTCACAGAGGGTGGAGTAATGTTCCCTGAAAACCGCCACGAAGATGACATCTGTCTTCTTCACTGCCTCAGCCTGGAAGGTGACTTCTGCTGCGGAAGGGAAGAGGCCGGCTTTTCGCTTCGGGTTGCGGCTGCCGACCACCACCTTGAACCCGGAGCACACCAGGCGGATGGCCAACGACCGCGCGAAGTCCCCGCTCCCCAGCACCCCGATGGTGCGGCTGGCCGCAGGCGTGATGCTGGGGTCACCCTCCATGCTCCAATGGCCCAGGAGGGGTTTGGCCATGTCTCCTCTGGACATCCTGGCAGAAAAAACAAGGGGAAATGCAAGTTCATGGTGAAGCTCTCGCAGAGACCCAGACCACAGCAGCGGTCGTGGAGAAAAACGCCACTTAGGCCACTTGAACAGAAGCGCATGTGGTTTTGGTCCCAGTAGCCCAGGACCCATCTGCCAAACCCACCAGCAAGTGTGCAGTTACGTACAAGCACCATTGGAGGGGGACAAAACACCACGCTGGGTTGGAAGGCAAAGAGTCTTAGGAAGGTTTCCCCGGTTTGTGAGGTCCAACACCTGCTGGATGCACTCATCCATCCTTTGCTGTTCTTCATGCTGACATCTCACACTTGCAAAGCCAGGGCAATGCTAACAGCGACCAGGACCAGCAACTCTCAGACCCCCATGGAGCTACCAGGCATCTTCTGAAAAACCCAAGGCCAGGGGTCTATGGGGATCCCCGAGCCTACATCTGGAAAAGCCAGAGGGGTGCTTCTGATTTGCAGGAGCACAACCAAGGCAAGGGGTTTAAGATTAAATGAAAGTGTCCTAAAAGTGGTAAACGAAGACAGTTGCAGCCTTTGCCTGTTCCAATATTTGGGTCTGCCAAGCACTGTTTGCTTCAGCTCTTCAATGAGTAATGAGAACTTACTcgtgacatttaaaaaatatattaaaacatgaTGGGATTTGCTCATGAAAGATCTTGATGAGCTTTACAAACCTTAATGAATTTTGCCCTGTAACACTCTGCTCTCCGTAACAGATTAGATATTGAGGCCACGGAGAGGTTTTAAGCAGATCAATAAATTCACAGGCAGCACACCAGTCGGCCCTGGAGTTCAGAAGAAACTCAGGCAGGGAACTGCCAGGCTGCTCATGGGCTGTGCCGCCAGCGGCTCAAATCTGCCTCCTGACTTAAGGAATGGCAAATTTACCCTTAAGGAATGGCAGATTCCTTAAGGGCAGATTTTTAAAGGGCCCAGGAGGTGGCGCGGGGAACTTATACACCAGGATATCTGGCTTTTGTATTGGGCACACTGGTGAGATTATAATAAAGACCATAATTAACAAACTCATGATGTACTGGGGACCGAGACAACTTGGTTTTGGCAAAGTACATCTGGCAAAGTACAGTCTTGCCTTGTAGCTAGTCAAGTTCTTTCAAAGTGAAGGTGACCAGTCTGATGGGGTGACCTGGTCCCTGGTGCAGGCTGTGTTTTTCATCGGCTTTTGGAAAT from Accipiter gentilis chromosome 1, bAccGen1.1, whole genome shotgun sequence includes these protein-coding regions:
- the STEAP3 gene encoding metalloreductase STEAP3 isoform X3, with product MSRGDMAKPLLGHWSMEGDPSITPAASRTIGVLGSGDFARSLAIRLVCSGFKVVVGSRNPKRKAGLFPSAAEVTFQAEAVKKTDVIFVAVFREHYSTLCDLADVLVGKILVDVSNNTEINHHKESNAEYLASLFPACTVVKGFNVVSAWTLQSGARDGNKQVLICSNNQEAKRTVAEIAQVMGFTPVDMGCMSSAREIENIPLHLLPAWKIPIFLALGLFLCFFTYNLIRQVIHPYIREQKNKLYKIPIEVVNTTLPCVAYVMLSLVYLPGVLAACSQLYYGTKYRRFPDWLDQWLQHRKQIGLLSFFCAALHATYSLCLPMRRSHRYQLIETAVKQAVEKKMNIWVEEEVWRMEIYISVGIIALGLLSLLAITSLPSIANSLNWREFSFVQSTLGFIALVISTLHTLTYGWSRAFDENQYKFYLPPTYTLTLLVPCTVILAKVIFSLPCIQQRLLRIRRGWEKGRYVKFVLPSATGEYSSGETSSNV
- the STEAP3 gene encoding metalloreductase STEAP3 isoform X1 — translated: MAGLGSSSPAGPTAGLGSRQPREPTAGLCPPCRRGQPQHPGVPARGRAIFPRAGPRPTPPARQYRRRVKSPPVPHQRALPRMPRGHGRRGRRTVAGGSPAPDVSSFWWPGWHPRMSRGDMAKPLLGHWSMEGDPSITPAASRTIGVLGSGDFARSLAIRLVCSGFKVVVGSRNPKRKAGLFPSAAEVTFQAEAVKKTDVIFVAVFREHYSTLCDLADVLVGKILVDVSNNTEINHHKESNAEYLASLFPACTVVKGFNVVSAWTLQSGARDGNKQVLICSNNQEAKRTVAEIAQVMGFTPVDMGCMSSAREIENIPLHLLPAWKIPIFLALGLFLCFFTYNLIRQVIHPYIREQKNKLYKIPIEVVNTTLPCVAYVMLSLVYLPGVLAACSQLYYGTKYRRFPDWLDQWLQHRKQIGLLSFFCAALHATYSLCLPMRRSHRYQLIETAVKQAVEKKMNIWVEEEVWRMEIYISVGIIALGLLSLLAITSLPSIANSLNWREFSFVQSTLGFIALVISTLHTLTYGWSRAFDENQYKFYLPPTYTLTLLVPCTVILAKVIFSLPCIQQRLLRIRRGWEKGRYVKFVLPSATGEYSSGETSSNV
- the STEAP3 gene encoding metalloreductase STEAP3 isoform X2 yields the protein MAGLGSSSPAGPTAGLGSRQPREPTAGLCPPCRRGQPQHPGVPARGRAIFPRAGPRPTPPARQYRRRVKSPPVPHQRALPRMPRGHGRRGRRTVAGGSPAPDVSSFWWPGWHPRMSRGDMAKPLLGHWSMEGDPSITPAASRTIGVLGSGDFARSLAIRLVCSGFKVVVGSRNPKRKAGLFPSAAEVTFQAEAVKKTDVIFVAVFREHYSTLCDLADVLVGKILVDVSNNTEINHHKESNAEYLASLFPACTVVKGFNVVSAWTLQSGARDGNKQVLICSNNQEAKRTVAEIAQVMGFTPVDMGCMSSAREIENIPLHLLPAWKIPIFLALGLFLCFFTYNLIRQVIHPYIREQKNKLYKIPIEVVNTTLPCVAYVMLSLVYLPGVLAACSQLYYGTKYRRFPDWLDQWLQHRKQIGLLSFFCAALHATYSLCLPMRRSHRYQLIETAVKQSTLGFIALVISTLHTLTYGWSRAFDENQYKFYLPPTYTLTLLVPCTVILAKVIFSLPCIQQRLLRIRRGWEKGRYVKFVLPSATGEYSSGETSSNV